Within the Candidatus Polarisedimenticolaceae bacterium genome, the region CCACCGGGGCAGGTGTCGGCGACGACCGCGCTCGAGGTGTACGACGCGCGCGGCCCGCATGGTGTCGGCGGCACCGTGATCGTGACCTTCCAGTTGTTGAGTGTCCCGGTCTCGCCGGCGAAGTCGTCCTCGACCTTGAGCTTCCACGCCCCGGCGGAGTTCATGCCGTCGAGCACCGAGAGCGGGAACTCGGGGCGATAGGTGCCGGTGAACGGGGCGAGGCCGGTGCCGATCGAGGACGTCGCTTCGTCGTCCAGGACGGTCGTCGTGAAATTGTCGCCGCTGCCGCCGCGCTGCACGATGAGCGGGACCTGCGTCCCGTTCGGCGCGATGAGCGTGACGGTGAGATCGCTGTCGTTCGTGTGGGTGATCGTCAGCGTCACGTTGACGTCGAGGATCGTCGTCGCGTCCGGGACGTTGATCGTGCTGATCACGCCGTTCGAGCTGGCGTCCGGGATCGGGAGCGGCGTGTCCAGGCTCACGTAGTCCTTCTGTGAGATCTTGCCGGTCGTGAAGCTGTAATACGCGCCGGACGCGGTGTCGGTCGTCGCGTTGCCGACATTGTCGGTCGAGGCCGCCGAGAAGAAGTACGTCGTGCACTCGGCGAGTCCCGCGATGTCGACGGCGTGGTCGTAAACCTGCGCCGTGTTGCCGAGCGTCGTCGCCGGAGGCACGGCCGTGCCGTACTTGACGACGCTCGTCGAGGGCTCGTTGGTCTTCCACGCGACGCGGGCCGAGTCGAAGGAGACCCTCGACGCTTCGACCTTGGACAGCACCGGGCCAGAGCAATCGGCGAGCGCGGTCGTCTGGCGCGGGAGGTTCGTGCCTCCCTGTCCGTCGTCGGCGTCGATGTAGCTCGCCGTGATGAGGTCGCCGGTCGTGATCGAGAGCTGGCCGTCGGCGGCGGGGGCGTTCGTCGTCACGGCGATCGTGCCCGCGTAGGTCGAGCCGCCGGCCGGGCTCAACGTGACGATCTCGCCGCCCGGCTCCGTCGTCGAGGCGATCGTGACCGTGACGTTCGGCCCGGGGACGTTGCCGTCGACCACGGTGACGGCGATCGTCGCCGTGCAGTTGTAGGCGCCGGCGTCGAGCTTGATCGACCCCGCGAACGGCTGGGGCGTGATCGCGAGGCAGTTCGAGACCGGGCCGTCGCAAGCCTGGTTCGCCGTCCTCGCCTGGACCCGGTAGTACTCCGCGAACCCGTTGACGAGGCCGCCGTCGGTGTAGCTCGTCCCCACCGGCGACGCGACGATCGTCGAGCCGGCGGCGCAGGAGGCGTCGTTCCGCAGCACCGCGTACTTGGTCGCGCCGGGCACCGAGCCCCAGGAGAGCGCGGCGGACGCCGATCCGACAGTCCCCGAGAGCACCGGCGCCGTGAGCGCCGGGCAGCTCGTGTGGTTCTGGTTCGTCGTATCGGTCGCGAGGCCGCACGCGATCTTGTGCCGGTTGAACGCCGCGTAGATCGCCGCCGCGTGCGGGGTGCCGTTCGAGAGGTTGCCGTCGTCGTCGTCGGCGAAGCGCAGCTTCTGGAACCACGCCACCGCCGAGCAGCCATCGGAGTTCGGCGGAGCGCAGTTGAACGAGTTCCCGCCGGAGCCGTTCCGCGACGTGTACCAGATCCTGTCCGCGAGCTGCCACGCGCTCGCCGCGTCGAGGCCCGAGGCCGGCAGGTCGCGCGTCGCGAGGTCCCACATCGCCTCGCCGGGAACGTACGCCTCGCAGTGCACCTCCCGGCCGCAGGGGCCGCTGCCCGCCGGGCAGAAGCCGGTCGTGAAGCCGGTCGGCGTCGCCGGCGTCTGGCTCGCGTGGGCGGCCCAATCCATGTCGCGCAGGCCGGTGCACGAGAGGCACTGGTCGCCGTAGCCGCTGCAGTTCCTGCCCGGCTGAAAGCCGCGGCCGATGCAGGAGTTGTGCGTCGACATCAGCGCGGTGACGTCGGCGTACGCCTCCGACGGATTGTCGAATCCGCCGCCGTCGTTCTGGTCGAGGCCGTGGCCCCACTCGTGGAGGAAGACGCTGGCGATCTCGCCGGAGTTCGCGCATCCGCCGCCGGACTTGAAGAAGTTGACGCTGCTGCCGCTCCAGTACGCGTTGCAGGTCTGGTTGAGGTTGACGTTGTCGGTCAGCGTCTGGAAGAGCCACGGGCGGTTCGGCAGCCACGTGCGCGCGTGCTCGGCGATGCGGTTCAGATGGTAGAAGCTCGTGCGCGCCGCGTGCGTGTCGCCCGACGTCTGGCCCGGAGGCGTAAAGCAGTCGGTGCCGGTGGCCGTCGTGCCGAAGTCGATGCTCGCATCGCAGGTCGCCGACTGCAGGATGGCGCCGCACGTGTCGTTGACGCGGATGTACTGTCCGGAGAGCGTCGACGACACCGGCTGACCCGAGATGCAGGCGTAGAGCCCCATCGCGCTCGAGAATTGCGTCGATTCTCCGATCGTGAAGTCGGCATACGGCATCGGGTAGCCGGGCTGCTCGGTCCCCTCGGGTCCGATGTGATCGTTCGAGAACGGGTAGACGCCGCCCTTGACCTGCGCGTACTCGTTGTCGTCGAAGAAGGCGCGGACCGTGCCGTCGTGCGCGTCGACGAAGGCGACCCACGAGCCGGGCTGCCCTTCGATCTTGAGCGCGACGCGCCACACGAGCGCGGATCGGTAGCCGGCGCCGAGCGCTCCGTTGTACGCCGCCGGCGTCTCGCCCGCTGCGGTGTCCTCGCCGGGAAGCGGGACGATCTGGAGCGCGGGCCGCTCGACTTGCGTCACCGCGTCGTGCGCGTCGAGGCGCATATACGCCTCCATCCGGTCGAACGCCTCGGCGCCGGTGAGGTCCGGCACGGGGCTCACGTCGACCTTGCTCCACCGCGGCGCGCCGAAGGCGACGAGGCTGCCGTGGCCGACGAGGAAGACGTAGCGCTCGCCCGCGACCGGCACGCCCCCGACGGCGCGGTCGAAGACGACCTGCCACGCGTCGGGTGCGAGCGTCGTCGTGGCGTCCTTGTCGAAGACCAGCTCCGAATCGTCGGCGAGGAGGAGCGCCCTGTTCCCGCCCAGGAAGATCCGCGCCTTGGACGCGAGCGTGTCGGCCGTCGCCGATCCCGCTTCGACCCATCGGATCCCGCGACCCTGGACGAGGAGCGGCGCTCCCGACCGGCGGTCGAGGTAGACCTGCCAGTCGTTTCCGTTCCCGCGGCGGAAGCTCTCCCACCCCGCTCGCACCGGATCGGCGGCGGCGAGGCTCTCGACCGGCGTCGTCGCGACCCCGATCGACTCGGTCTTGTCGTAGAGGACGAGGTCGTCGAAGCGACCCTTCACTTGCGGGATCTGGAGCGCGTAGGCGCTCCCCGCGACGATGATCGCGACCCCGAGAGCCAGCCGCCGGACGCACGTCCCCCTCATCGATACCCTCCAGGATCCGCGGAAACTTACGGCGATTCCCGCCCCGACCCAACCACCATCGCCACCCGCAGGCCGGAAACCATAGCGGAAGTCGGCGCTCTCCGCCCTGGAAGAGGGGACAGCTTCCGAAACTCGGCGGGACGGCGTCTACCGTCCCCGCGTGAGGATCGCGGTCGTCGCGTCGCCGTAGACGAGGCTGAACCCCATCTTCTCGAGCGCCGCGACGTGCCCCTTGTCCTTCCAGTTCTTGAGATCGAGCGGGCGCGTCACGATCGTGCGGACATCGTAGCGGGCGAGGTACGCGACGAGGTCCTCGGGAGGACCGAGCGCCTTGTAGCTGCGGCCGCAGAGGTCGCGGTACTTCAGGTAGTAGCCCTCGCCGTAAGCGTCGATGCGCGAATCGATGACGACGCGGATCTTCGGGAAGAAGTTGAAGACGAGCTGGTCGCCGTGGCTGAAGGTGTTGAAGACGTTACCGGCGATTCCGTGGTCGCGGATGAATGCGATGGCCGCATCGCTCATCGGCGCTTGGTTCGCGAACCCGACGCGGTGGCCGCGCACGTCGCCGCGCGCGAGGACGGTCGCGATCCCGAGCAGGGCGAGAACGGTGCCGGCCGAGGCGAGCTTGCGTCCCGCAACCCCCGCGAGTGCCTTTCCCATCGCGTACGTCCCCGCGAGCGCGAGCCACGCGGTGAAGCGGATCGCGTCGGCGGCCATCCAGCCGAAGAGGGCGAGGAGCAGGAGCGCCGTTCCGTCGAGACGGCGCCAGCGGAAGGCGACGACCGCGATCAGGATCGCGGCATACGCGACGAAGGCCCAGAAGTACGGCGTGTGCCGCGCCTGCTCGCCAAAGGTCGAGGCGAACTCGACGATGTTGTCGCGGAGGTAGGCGAGGCGCGAGAACTGCGCGGCGTGGACGAAGAGGCGGACGCCGTATGGGTTGACGAGCGCGGCGAGCGCCATCGCGGTTCCGGTCGCCGCGAGCGGAAGCTGCACGGTCCTGATCCGGAACGGCCGCTTCGCGCGCAGGTCGTCGATCGCGCTCCCCGCGAGGAAGATCCACGGCAAGAGAAGCCCGAGCGTGATCGAGGCGTGCGTGTTCGCCCAGACGAGCGCGATCACTGGAAGAGGGGACAGCGAGAGATAAGGGGAATCGGTACCTGTCCCCCTACTCGCTTCCGCGAAGCGCGTGAGCAGGATCGTCGTGCCGAAGGCGAGGAGGAACGCGAAGATCTCGGGGCGCATCTGGAAGCGGAAGTTCATGACGGTGGCTGCGGCGAGCGCGATCAGTCCGGCCACCGTGGCGTCCGCGCCGAGTTCGCGCGCCAGGAGGAACGAGAGCAGGACGACGCCGCAGGCGAGCAGGCACTTGAAGACGATCATCCCGGCGTAGCCGGCGATCGGGTAGAGCGCGCTCGTCGCGACCGACGGCAGCCACTCGTGCGCCACGAACGGCAAATCGCGCGCCTCGGTGAAGGCGTACTCGATCGTCGGCGGGATTCCGTGCGTCGCCGTGATCTCGGCGCCGACTTTGAGCTGGAGCCAGAAGTCGCTCTCGGAGATCGGCGTCAGGTTCGAGAGGACGACCAGGAGTACCGCCGCGGCGAGGAAGACGACGGACGGCCGCTCGGAGCTCCGCTTCACGACGACACGTATACACTCCCCGCCGCGTGGGCTCCAAGCGACCGTTCGTTCCCGCATTGATCTTCCTCGCGGCCGCCGTCGTGCTGGTCGCCGGCGTGCGCCTTCGCCTCCGCACGATGCCTCTCGAGCGCGACGAGGGGGAGTACGCCTACTTCGGGCAGCTCCTCCTCCACGGCACGGCGCCGTATGCAGAGGCTTACAGCATGAAGCTCCCGGGGATCTTCGTCGCGAACGCGGCGATCGAGGGCGTCTTCGGACAGACGCCGGCCGGGATCCGCCTCGGGCTTCTCGCCGTGACGCTCGCGACGACGGCGTTCGTCTTTCTCGCGGGGTGGCGCCTCGCGGGTGCGGAGGCCGGCGCGATCGCCGCGGCGTCGTCGCTGCTCATGAGCGTGAGCGCTTCGGTCCTCGGATTCGCCGCGCACGCGACGCAGTTCGTCATCCTCTTCGCGGCGGCGGGGCTCTACGTCCTTCTCGAAGCGATCGAGCGCGAGAAGGCGGCGCTGTTCGCGCTCGCCGGTCTCCTCATGGGGGTCGCGATCACGATGAAGCAGCACGGCGCCGTCTTCGCCGCGTTCGGGCTCGTGTGGCTCCTCGTCTCGCGCGCGAGAGCGAAGGCGATCGGATCGTACGTTGCGGCAGCGATAGCGCCCCTGGTCCTCGTCTTCGCCTGGCTCGCGGTCGCCGGCGTCTTCCCGCGCTTCTGGTTCTGGTGCGTCACCTACGCGGGGAGCTACGCCACGTCCGACTCGCTCGCGCACCGGCTCGACGTGCTGACGTACCAGCTTCGCGCGACGCTCCCGCTCGCCGGCTTCGGCGTTCTCGCGCTCCTCGGCCCCCTCTTCGTCCGCGGCCGGGCGTCGCTCTTCGCGTCGCTCCTCGCCGTCTTCGCCGCGGCCGGGGTCGCCGCCGGCTTCTTCTTTCGCGCGCATTACTTCGTCATGTTGATCCCCGCCGTGGCGCTCCTCGTCGCGCTCGCATCGCAGGCGGCGTCGCGGCGATTTCATCCGGCGCTCGGCGTGGCGCTCGCGCTCGGTGCCGCCTCCGCGATGATCGTCGTCGAGCGCGCGTACCTCTTCTCGCTCTCGCCGGTCGAGGTCAGCCGCAGCGTTTACGCAGGGAACCCGTTTCCCGAGGCGGAGGTCGCGGGAAGCTGGCTGGGGGGCCAGATGCGCGACGGCGAGCGCCTGCTCGTGCTCGGCTCCGAGCCGGAGATCAACTTCTACGCGCGCCGCCGCGGGGCGACCGGCTACGTCTACATGTACGGCCTCATGGAGGAGCAGCCGTACGCCGAGCGGATGCAGCGCGACCTGATCGCGGAGGCGGAGGCCGCGGCGCCCGCGTACGTCGCGCTCGTCGGCGCGTCGACCTCGTGGCTCCGCGGCCCGCGCTCGAAGGACGACGTGTTCACGTGGGCGAAGCGGTACCTCGCGGTCTCCTACAACCGCGTCGGCGTCGTCGAGACCGGCGATCCGCCGCGCGCGACGTTCGGTCCCGACGCCGCGCAAGCGACGCCGCGCGCCGACGGCTCGATCCTGATCTTCAAGCGCCGATGAAGAAGCAGAGCGCGCGTGAGGCGAAGCCGCTGTGGGCGTGGACCCTTCTCGCGCTGGCGGCGCTGCTCGTCATCGCCGTGCGCCTGCGCCTCGCATCGTTCCCTCTCGAGCGCGACGAGGGGGAGTACGCCTGGATCGGGAGCGGCCTCCTGAACGGGATCGCTCCCTACCTGCACGCTTACACGATGAAGATGCCGGGGATCGACACCGTCTACGCGCTCGCGATGGCCATGGGAGGACGATCGGTGACGGCGATCCGCGTCGCCCTACTCCTGGCCAACCTCCTCACGATGGGAGCGATCGTCGCCATCGGACGGCGCCTTTGGGATGACGCCGCGGGAGCCGTCGCCGCGGCGGCGTACGGCGTCATGGCGCTCTCGATCTCCCTCATGGGCTTCGCGGCCCACGCGACGCACTTCGTCGTTCTCTTCGTCGTGGCCGGCTTGCTCCTCTTGCTTCGCGAGCGTTGGTTCACCGCCGGGATCCTCTTCGGCGTCGCGATCACGATGAAGCAGCACGGCGCGGCGTTCGCGTTGATGCCGCTCGTCCTCCGGAGAAATGAAAGAAAATGGGGACTGCCCCCAGTTCTATTCATCGCCGGCGTGCTCACGCCTCTCGCCGTCCTGGCGGTCGCGCTCGCGGCGGCCGGCGCGTTTCCGAAGTTCTGGTTCTGGAACGTCATCTACGCGTCGTCGTACGCCCGCGGCTCGACGCTCGCCGAAGGGGTCGCCAATCTCGCCTACCAGCTTCGGCTCATGGCCCCGCTCGCCGGGTTCGCGGTCGTTGCGGCAGGGGGATTCATCGCGTCGCGAAATCGGCTCGTCCTCGCGCTCCTCGCGGCGTCGGTCCTCGCCATCCTGCCCGGCCTCTACTTCCGGAACCACTACTTCATCCAGATGCTGCCGGCCGTGGCGCTCGCGGTCGGGATCGGCGTCGCCGTGGCGGCACGGCGATTCGGGTCCGGCGCGGGGGTCGCTCTGTTCGTCGCGTGCGCCGGCCTGTCGATCGGGCACGACGCGACGCTCCTCTTTTCGGCGTCGCCGGTCGCGTTCTCCCGCACCGTCTACGGGAGCAATCCGTTCCCCGAGGCGGTCGACGTCGCGGCCTGGATCCGCGCGCACACCGCGCCCACCGACACGATCGCGGTCCTCGGCTCGGAGCCCGAGATCTACTTCTACGCGGGCCGGCCCGCGGCGACCGGCTATCTCTACATGTACGGCCTCCTCGAAGAGCAGCCGCATGCGCAGGCGATGCAGACGGAGATGACCGCGGAGATCGAGGCCGCGAAGCCCACGATCATCGTCGCCGTCAACGTTTCGCTCTCGTGGCTCCTCCGCGAGGGCTCGGTCAACAAGATCTTCGCGTGGGCGGAGAACTACATCGCGCTCGACTACGACGAGGTCGGCCTCGTCGAGATCGGCGAGGGCGCGTCGAAGCCGATCTGGGGCGCCGATGCCGCCGGGACGATCCCCGGCGCCGAGAATTACCTCCTCATCTACAGGCGGAAGCCCGGCGTCTGAGAGGGTGCTAATCTCGATGCCAACACCATGGAATTCGAGGAGACACGCCAGCTCGATCCGGCCGACGTCCCCCGATTGATCTCGGGCACGACGCTCGCGCGCCGCTACAAGCTCGAGTCGGAGCTGGGGCGCGGCGGCATGGGGATCGTCTTCCGCGCGAGCGACCTCACGCTCGAGCGTGAGGTCGCGGTGAAGGTCCTCCCCGAGGCGGCGGTGACGGGAGAGGCGCGCGAGCGGCTCTTCCGCGAGGCGCGCGCGGCGGCCTCGCTCAACCATCCGGGGATCGTCGCGGTCCACGACGTCGGCGAGCACCTCGGGATCCCGTTCTTCGTCATGGAGCTCGTCGACGGGAAGGACCTCCATGCGCAGCCGCCGAAGACCCTTCAGGAGATCGTCGCGCTCGCGGGGCGGATCCTCGACGCGCTCGAGCACGCGCACGCGCACGGCATCGTCCATCGCGACTTGAAGCCGGAGAACGTCCTCCTCTCGCGCACGGGGGTGAAGCTCGCGGACCTCGGCGTCGCCTTCCGCGCCGACGCGCGGAGGGTCACCGACTCCGGGGCGATCGTGGGCACCGTGTCCTACATGGCGCCGGAGCAGGCGCTCGGCGAGGCGGTCGACGGCCGCGCCGATCTCTACGCGCTCGGCGTCATGCTGTACGAGCTGGTCACGGGGCGCCTACCGTTCGCGGGGAGCCGGCCGCTCGAGGTCGTGAGCCAGCACGTCCACGCGCCGGTGATCCCTCCGCGCGCGCTGAAGCCGGATCTCCCCGCGGCGCTCGACGCCGCGATCGTGAAGCTCCTCGCGAAGCAGCCGGCGCACCGCTTCGCTTCGGCGGCCGAGGCGAAGGCCGCGCTCGAGCGGGCGCTCACCGCCGCCCCGGCGCCCGAATCCGAAGCCGCGAACGTCGCGCTCCTCGAGGCGCTGGCGCGAGGCAAGCTCGTCGGCCGCGCCGACGAGCTGGCGGAGGCGCGCGAGCTCTGGCGGCGTGCTCAGGAAGGATCGGGGCACGCCCTCTTGATCAGCGGCGAGCCGGGGGCGGGAAAGACGCGCCTCGCGCGCGAGCTCCAGATCCAGGCCGCGCTCGACGGTGCGCTCGTCCTCACCGGCGCGTGCTACGAGTACGAGGCCGCCACCCCGTATCTTCCGTTCACCGAAGCGTTCCGGCGTCTCGTGCGCGACGAGCCCGATCGGGCGAAGCTCGCCGCCGCCCTCGGCGATTCGGCGCCTCGCCTCGCGAAGCTCGCGCCGGAGATCGAGGCGCGCCTGGGGCCATTTCCCGAGCTGCCTGCGCTCGCGCCCCACGAAGAGCGGCTCCTCTTCTTCGACGCGGTGGCCGAGGTCCTGCGCCGCGCAGCGCGATCGCGTTCGGTCCTCTTCTACATCGACGACCTCCACTGGTCCGACAGCAGCTCGCTCTGGCTCCTCGCCCACCTCCTGCGCCGCCTCAAGGACGAGCGCGTGCTCTTCGCGGCGTCGTACCGCGAGATCGAGCTGGACCGCTCGCACCCGCTCTCCTCCGCGCTCGTCGACTGGAACCGCGAGCGCCTGACCACGCGCCTCGCGCTCAAGCGCTTCGGAAAAGACCAGACCAAGGCCCAGCTCGAGGCGCTCCTCTGCGAAAGCGTCACGGGCGAGTTCGCCGACGCGATCTACCACGAGACCGAAGGCAATCCGTTCTTCGTCGAGGAGGTCTTGAAGTCCCTGATCGACCAGGGCTCGATCCGTCGCGACGGCGGCGGGTGGCGGCGCGACGACGTCCGCGACCTCGCGATTCCGCAGAGCGTCAAGGCCGCGATCGGCCATCGCCTCGACAAGGTCCCGCAGGCGGCGAGCGACGTGCTCCGCGCCGCCGCCGTCCTCGGAAAGTCCTTCGAGTTCCGGGAGCTGATGGCGGTCGCGGGAGAGAAGGGCGAGGACGCGCTCCTGGATGCCGTCGATTCC harbors:
- a CDS encoding proprotein convertase P-domain-containing protein; translation: MRGTCVRRLALGVAIIVAGSAYALQIPQVKGRFDDLVLYDKTESIGVATTPVESLAAADPVRAGWESFRRGNGNDWQVYLDRRSGAPLLVQGRGIRWVEAGSATADTLASKARIFLGGNRALLLADDSELVFDKDATTTLAPDAWQVVFDRAVGGVPVAGERYVFLVGHGSLVAFGAPRWSKVDVSPVPDLTGAEAFDRMEAYMRLDAHDAVTQVERPALQIVPLPGEDTAAGETPAAYNGALGAGYRSALVWRVALKIEGQPGSWVAFVDAHDGTVRAFFDDNEYAQVKGGVYPFSNDHIGPEGTEQPGYPMPYADFTIGESTQFSSAMGLYACISGQPVSSTLSGQYIRVNDTCGAILQSATCDASIDFGTTATGTDCFTPPGQTSGDTHAARTSFYHLNRIAEHARTWLPNRPWLFQTLTDNVNLNQTCNAYWSGSSVNFFKSGGGCANSGEIASVFLHEWGHGLDQNDGGGFDNPSEAYADVTALMSTHNSCIGRGFQPGRNCSGYGDQCLSCTGLRDMDWAAHASQTPATPTGFTTGFCPAGSGPCGREVHCEAYVPGEAMWDLATRDLPASGLDAASAWQLADRIWYTSRNGSGGNSFNCAPPNSDGCSAVAWFQKLRFADDDDGNLSNGTPHAAAIYAAFNRHKIACGLATDTTNQNHTSCPALTAPVLSGTVGSASAALSWGSVPGATKYAVLRNDASCAAGSTIVASPVGTSYTDGGLVNGFAEYYRVQARTANQACDGPVSNCLAITPQPFAGSIKLDAGAYNCTATIAVTVVDGNVPGPNVTVTIASTTEPGGEIVTLSPAGGSTYAGTIAVTTNAPAADGQLSITTGDLITASYIDADDGQGGTNLPRQTTALADCSGPVLSKVEASRVSFDSARVAWKTNEPSTSVVKYGTAVPPATTLGNTAQVYDHAVDIAGLAECTTYFFSAASTDNVGNATTDTASGAYYSFTTGKISQKDYVSLDTPLPIPDASSNGVISTINVPDATTILDVNVTLTITHTNDSDLTVTLIAPNGTQVPLIVQRGGSGDNFTTTVLDDEATSSIGTGLAPFTGTYRPEFPLSVLDGMNSAGAWKLKVEDDFAGETGTLNNWKVTITVPPTPCGPRASYTSSAVVADTCPGGGPGSGNGFWDAGEQVQFKVTLTNTGTSKLTGVTATITSPMPGVTMVNGTASFGALSIGGSADSLAPHFTAQLPTNLSCGGTVPFQITISSSLGSWNGSFAVPLGRPLGATGTVLNENFNAGIPPTWTVVNNGTGGGLAQSWTTGNPGIRVFAAPLQSPVAIVDSDAAGVGATQDEELITPALDLTGSPVVTLQFDQFFRWYSGGLDEIA
- a CDS encoding glycosyltransferase family 39 protein — encoded protein: MGSKRPFVPALIFLAAAVVLVAGVRLRLRTMPLERDEGEYAYFGQLLLHGTAPYAEAYSMKLPGIFVANAAIEGVFGQTPAGIRLGLLAVTLATTAFVFLAGWRLAGAEAGAIAAASSLLMSVSASVLGFAAHATQFVILFAAAGLYVLLEAIEREKAALFALAGLLMGVAITMKQHGAVFAAFGLVWLLVSRARAKAIGSYVAAAIAPLVLVFAWLAVAGVFPRFWFWCVTYAGSYATSDSLAHRLDVLTYQLRATLPLAGFGVLALLGPLFVRGRASLFASLLAVFAAAGVAAGFFFRAHYFVMLIPAVALLVALASQAASRRFHPALGVALALGAASAMIVVERAYLFSLSPVEVSRSVYAGNPFPEAEVAGSWLGGQMRDGERLLVLGSEPEINFYARRRGATGYVYMYGLMEEQPYAERMQRDLIAEAEAAAPAYVALVGASTSWLRGPRSKDDVFTWAKRYLAVSYNRVGVVETGDPPRATFGPDAAQATPRADGSILIFKRR
- a CDS encoding glycosyltransferase family 87 protein, producing the protein MKKQSAREAKPLWAWTLLALAALLVIAVRLRLASFPLERDEGEYAWIGSGLLNGIAPYLHAYTMKMPGIDTVYALAMAMGGRSVTAIRVALLLANLLTMGAIVAIGRRLWDDAAGAVAAAAYGVMALSISLMGFAAHATHFVVLFVVAGLLLLLRERWFTAGILFGVAITMKQHGAAFALMPLVLRRNERKWGLPPVLFIAGVLTPLAVLAVALAAAGAFPKFWFWNVIYASSYARGSTLAEGVANLAYQLRLMAPLAGFAVVAAGGFIASRNRLVLALLAASVLAILPGLYFRNHYFIQMLPAVALAVGIGVAVAARRFGSGAGVALFVACAGLSIGHDATLLFSASPVAFSRTVYGSNPFPEAVDVAAWIRAHTAPTDTIAVLGSEPEIYFYAGRPAATGYLYMYGLLEEQPHAQAMQTEMTAEIEAAKPTIIVAVNVSLSWLLREGSVNKIFAWAENYIALDYDEVGLVEIGEGASKPIWGADAAGTIPGAENYLLIYRRKPGV
- a CDS encoding AAA family ATPase; its protein translation is MEFEETRQLDPADVPRLISGTTLARRYKLESELGRGGMGIVFRASDLTLEREVAVKVLPEAAVTGEARERLFREARAAASLNHPGIVAVHDVGEHLGIPFFVMELVDGKDLHAQPPKTLQEIVALAGRILDALEHAHAHGIVHRDLKPENVLLSRTGVKLADLGVAFRADARRVTDSGAIVGTVSYMAPEQALGEAVDGRADLYALGVMLYELVTGRLPFAGSRPLEVVSQHVHAPVIPPRALKPDLPAALDAAIVKLLAKQPAHRFASAAEAKAALERALTAAPAPESEAANVALLEALARGKLVGRADELAEARELWRRAQEGSGHALLISGEPGAGKTRLARELQIQAALDGALVLTGACYEYEAATPYLPFTEAFRRLVRDEPDRAKLAAALGDSAPRLAKLAPEIEARLGPFPELPALAPHEERLLFFDAVAEVLRRAARSRSVLFYIDDLHWSDSSSLWLLAHLLRRLKDERVLFAASYREIELDRSHPLSSALVDWNRERLTTRLALKRFGKDQTKAQLEALLCESVTGEFADAIYHETEGNPFFVEEVLKSLIDQGSIRRDGGGWRRDDVRDLAIPQSVKAAIGHRLDKVPQAASDVLRAAAVLGKSFEFRELMAVAGEKGEDALLDAVDSAVAAQLLIAGRDESFAFTHDKIREVLYEELNPIRRRRLHKRTAEGLEKIAANRPICAEKLAHHYVEAGEHEHGLTWAKRAGEDATRVFAYDEAIAAYQRGIECAQVLGRDDEVLALEETAGRTQTMAGNLVAGLAHFERALALTQDPIVRAGLQIAAAGSLVAIGDMRGVDYVRRALEVLDPKTRPVEVATALMIEGRFQHLVGQHRAAADLLEKAAALAVPPEDAASLTPLLATTLTQIHLYTAGAYQHLGLFNVSDTWASRCVAYGEKYKVLYAQAGGYEFLGENAWSRAEWTKCLEYAALETEIANRLHSRERMAWIAAYSGSAYAGLGDHRRAAEVFADGIALAEIVGDRRVALIMHAYLGHAQASAGDIELGAATSEAAFARAEESKLLYMRTEAHRILGEIRRMQGRDEDAVALFEKVWSLTDGTDAKVSRLWTGAPHVEALLALGRRDEAKAVHARWAEIVAASEGAHFQRAVDRLKP